Proteins encoded in a region of the Campylobacter geochelonis genome:
- a CDS encoding ankyrin repeat domain-containing protein, translated as MKKVFKFLSILIILLVAKLLYNEYKLNQTSHFTITSDTNVSAIPGLSKYVTQEEVDSFSFRYWDIDNNYTKFLKPEVVPLREFLKAKNTTKVLNYLKEHNLSVDVKIEDGTTPLMYSSFYDDINTTKELIKLGANIHQKDKYKLSSLAYAIEHNSTKTVKLLLDNGVKFDEISNIPMQHYLRAPSYSIGLDKIIIDNDKMILSFRDKHGVKETIGIDGLSPLGYVISRNFIEIFEIIFKSGYRYTEDDNLKDCKGDFDSCSYYAVLTNIPNYEPMLELMLKYNVPGQPTKEQLKEAYEKCYEDRAWFLERDYDTYVHNVEKINRIMKNNGEKPEGPISRIEYEAGLTRTLNRYNKHCSDENGTFKDTKAYINYANDYSKNYAVDSFINRNKNNPSKVIYLDKHSSKSNSNLTDKNKNKN; from the coding sequence TTGAAAAAGGTATTTAAATTCTTAAGTATATTAATAATACTTTTAGTAGCTAAGCTACTATATAATGAGTATAAACTAAATCAAACCTCTCACTTCACAATCACTTCAGATACAAACGTTTCTGCTATACCAGGACTTAGTAAGTATGTAACTCAAGAAGAGGTTGATAGCTTTTCTTTTAGGTATTGGGATATAGATAACAACTATACTAAATTCTTAAAACCAGAAGTAGTTCCTCTTAGAGAATTTCTTAAAGCAAAAAATACAACCAAAGTCTTAAACTATCTAAAAGAGCATAATCTAAGTGTAGATGTAAAGATAGAAGATGGAACAACTCCACTTATGTATTCTAGCTTTTATGATGATATAAATACAACCAAAGAGCTTATAAAACTAGGTGCAAACATCCATCAAAAGGATAAATACAAACTTAGCTCACTAGCTTATGCTATAGAACACAACTCTACTAAGACAGTAAAATTATTACTTGATAATGGAGTTAAATTTGATGAAATTTCAAACATACCTATGCAACATTATTTAAGAGCCCCATCTTATAGTATTGGACTTGATAAGATTATTATAGACAACGATAAGATGATACTATCTTTTAGAGACAAACACGGAGTAAAGGAAACTATAGGTATAGATGGTCTATCTCCTTTAGGATATGTAATATCTAGAAATTTTATAGAAATTTTTGAAATAATATTTAAAAGTGGATACCGATATACAGAAGATGATAATCTTAAAGATTGTAAAGGTGACTTTGATAGTTGTAGTTATTATGCAGTATTAACTAACATCCCCAACTACGAACCTATGCTAGAACTTATGCTTAAATACAATGTCCCTGGACAACCTACAAAAGAGCAACTAAAAGAGGCGTATGAGAAATGCTATGAAGATAGAGCTTGGTTTTTAGAGAGAGATTATGATACCTATGTACATAACGTAGAAAAAATAAACAGGATAATGAAAAATAATGGAGAAAAACCAGAAGGACCCATATCCAGAATAGAATATGAAGCTGGTTTAACAAGAACACTAAATCGCTACAACAAGCATTGCTCTGATGAAAATGGAACTTTTAAAGATACAAAAGCATATATAAACTATGCAAATGATTATAGCAAAAACTATGCAGTAGATTCTTTCATTAATAGAAACAAGAATAACCCATCTAAGGTGATTTACCTTGATAAACACTCAAGTAAGTCTAACTCAAATTTAACAGATAAAAATAAAAATAAAAACTAA
- a CDS encoding HlyD family type I secretion periplasmic adaptor subunit: MLKIFKKIDDDSHEFKPLLVEIESSPANPLANFILYTVVAIIVVSILWLVFAKIDIVVSASGKVVPDGEIKILKPIESGIISNILVKEGDKVKANQALILIDPSVSKVNLTTKQDELKALNYSIARLKALSDIDRATFNDIAKNKTTHTLNVKLDNINNKTDKQDSISALSQDELNLYLNQKDSYIQGINQLNLRIEQLDSNILATKADIKRLNTLKKSSAKRLKRLDSVKDIIALKEYDELKNAIAEYSSQLSVAYSKLDELNSKKDETSKELSNFISTSKSKWLDELLIKQKEANTLQADINAIEFQTKQQVISSPVDGYVGKLLIHTQGSAINAQEELISIIPSSQKLIIKATVLNKDIGFLKPNQDVAIKVDTFNFQKYGKLEGKLIHISNDSIKDEKLGEVYEIKVGLVTNFLIVDGEKKELEPGMSVISEIKVGKRRVIELFIYPIIRYLDEGLSVR; this comes from the coding sequence ATGTTAAAAATATTTAAAAAGATTGATGATGACTCACACGAATTTAAACCTCTTTTAGTAGAGATAGAATCCTCTCCTGCTAATCCTCTAGCAAATTTTATACTCTATACCGTTGTAGCTATTATAGTAGTATCTATACTGTGGCTTGTGTTTGCTAAGATTGATATTGTAGTTAGTGCAAGTGGCAAGGTTGTTCCTGATGGAGAGATAAAAATTTTAAAACCGATAGAAAGTGGAATCATATCAAATATCTTAGTAAAAGAAGGTGATAAAGTAAAAGCAAATCAAGCTTTAATCCTAATAGATCCAAGCGTATCGAAGGTAAATTTAACCACAAAGCAAGATGAGCTGAAAGCGTTAAACTACTCTATAGCCAGACTTAAAGCACTAAGCGATATAGATCGTGCTACTTTTAACGATATTGCTAAGAATAAAACAACCCATACTCTAAACGTAAAATTAGATAATATTAACAATAAAACGGATAAACAAGATAGTATATCTGCCTTAAGTCAAGATGAATTAAATTTGTATTTAAATCAAAAAGATAGCTACATACAAGGCATTAATCAACTAAATTTAAGGATAGAACAACTAGATAGCAATATCTTAGCAACAAAAGCCGATATAAAAAGACTAAACACGCTTAAAAAAAGCAGTGCTAAAAGGCTTAAAAGATTAGATAGCGTAAAAGATATAATAGCCTTAAAAGAGTATGATGAGCTAAAAAATGCCATAGCGGAGTATTCATCGCAACTATCGGTAGCTTACTCGAAACTAGATGAGCTAAATAGTAAAAAAGATGAAACAAGTAAAGAGCTAAGTAACTTTATATCTACTTCAAAGTCTAAGTGGCTAGATGAGCTGCTTATAAAACAAAAAGAGGCAAATACGCTCCAAGCAGATATAAACGCGATAGAGTTTCAAACCAAACAACAAGTCATAAGCTCTCCGGTAGATGGATACGTAGGCAAACTGTTGATTCACACTCAAGGCTCAGCCATAAACGCTCAAGAAGAGCTTATCTCTATAATCCCATCAAGTCAAAAACTAATCATAAAAGCAACGGTATTAAACAAAGATATAGGCTTTTTAAAACCAAACCAAGATGTGGCTATCAAAGTCGATACATTTAACTTCCAAAAGTATGGCAAACTAGAAGGTAAGTTAATCCATATATCAAATGACTCTATAAAAGATGAAAAGTTAGGTGAGGTATATGAGATAAAAGTTGGCTTAGTAACAAACTTTTTAATAGTAGATGGAGAAAAGAAAGAGCTAGAACCTGGAATGAGCGTAATCAGTGAGATAAAAGTAGGTAAAAGAAGAGTCATAGAACTATTTATTTATCCTATTATCAGATACCTTGATGAGGGATTAAGCGTTAGATAG
- a CDS encoding peptidase domain-containing ABC transporter, giving the protein MSSSALVCLEICASFFKVSIDSFEIKNRFAISEAEPSIEELTRIAKQSGFKAKLKKLNLANLYRYTPPFIAQDRDGVYFTILKLEHESKRAIIYKGGSDTLNISYDELAILSNSKIIILSNAILSKNIKFGFGWFYKRMLSYKTMVYQILLASFIIQLFGLVTPLFTQVVLDKVLVHHSISTLNVIAFAFLAVILFEMLLSLSRNYIFAHTTTKIDARLGDELFSHLVLLPMIYFENRKVGNIVARVRELDSIREFIANKSVTVLLDMLFSIVFVAMMLLYSIKLTLIALAFVTSIALIYFFITPTLRKRLEEKFQMGAASNSYLVESITGMQTIKSLAIEGSMKKHWEDYLGKYVKSSFNLSNLSNIASGFAGALQKFMTLCILYFGVGLVIEGRLSVGQLIAFQMFAGQFSAPVMRLVGLWNELQQALLSVDRLGDILNNPTEQTTDKPIALNNIKGDIKFDNVSFRYSPNSNLVLKNLNFEIKANKSVGIVGRSGSGKSTITKLIERLYIQSEGSIYIDDLDIRHLNPYILRGHIGVVLQENYLFSGSIKENICYAKPSASMNEILSVSKASGAHEFIQALPQGYDTLVGERGSSLSGGQRQRVAIARALLNTPKILIFDEATSALDYESESIINKNLSQIKQNKTFIIIAHRLSTVKNCDEIIVLDKGEIVERGTHNELMIKNGYYKHLYSQQGL; this is encoded by the coding sequence TTGTCATCTTCAGCCTTAGTTTGTCTTGAAATTTGCGCATCTTTTTTTAAGGTTAGTATAGATTCATTTGAGATTAAAAACAGATTTGCTATAAGCGAAGCTGAGCCTAGTATCGAAGAGCTAACTAGGATTGCTAAGCAAAGTGGCTTTAAAGCCAAGCTTAAAAAGCTAAATTTAGCCAACCTTTATCGCTATACTCCACCATTTATCGCTCAAGATAGAGATGGAGTTTATTTTACTATCTTAAAGTTAGAGCACGAGAGTAAAAGAGCTATTATTTATAAGGGCGGAAGTGATACTTTAAATATCAGCTATGATGAGTTAGCCATCTTAAGCAATTCTAAGATTATAATCCTTTCAAACGCGATTCTTTCTAAAAACATTAAATTTGGCTTTGGCTGGTTTTATAAACGAATGCTTAGTTATAAAACTATGGTTTATCAAATCCTTCTAGCCAGTTTTATAATCCAGCTTTTTGGGCTTGTAACTCCGTTGTTTACTCAAGTGGTTCTTGATAAAGTACTGGTTCATCATAGTATTAGCACGCTTAATGTGATAGCGTTCGCCTTTTTAGCTGTTATTTTATTTGAAATGCTACTTAGTCTTAGCAGAAACTATATATTTGCTCATACTACAACAAAGATTGATGCAAGGTTGGGTGATGAGCTTTTTTCACACTTGGTATTATTGCCTATGATTTACTTTGAAAACAGAAAAGTTGGAAATATAGTAGCTAGAGTAAGAGAGCTTGATAGTATAAGGGAATTTATAGCTAACAAATCAGTCACAGTACTTCTTGATATGCTTTTTAGCATTGTATTTGTAGCGATGATGTTACTTTATAGTATTAAACTTACTTTAATAGCACTAGCATTCGTAACTTCGATAGCTTTAATTTACTTTTTTATAACACCAACTCTTAGAAAAAGGCTTGAAGAGAAATTTCAAATGGGAGCAGCATCTAACTCATACTTAGTTGAAAGTATTACTGGTATGCAAACAATCAAATCTTTAGCCATAGAAGGTAGTATGAAAAAGCACTGGGAGGACTATCTTGGCAAGTATGTAAAATCAAGCTTTAACTTATCCAATCTAAGTAATATCGCAAGCGGCTTTGCAGGAGCACTGCAAAAGTTTATGACACTATGTATCCTTTACTTTGGAGTTGGACTTGTGATAGAAGGGCGACTTAGCGTTGGACAGTTGATTGCTTTTCAGATGTTTGCAGGTCAGTTTAGCGCTCCTGTTATGAGACTAGTAGGATTATGGAACGAACTTCAACAAGCGCTTCTAAGTGTAGATAGGCTAGGCGATATTCTTAATAACCCAACCGAGCAAACCACAGATAAGCCAATAGCGTTAAATAACATAAAAGGCGATATTAAATTTGATAATGTTAGCTTTAGATACTCGCCAAACTCAAATTTGGTATTAAAAAATTTAAACTTTGAGATAAAGGCTAATAAAAGTGTAGGCATAGTAGGAAGAAGCGGAAGCGGAAAAAGTACTATAACAAAACTAATTGAGCGGCTTTATATACAAAGTGAGGGCTCGATTTATATAGATGATCTTGACATTAGGCATTTAAACCCATATATACTTAGGGGTCATATAGGAGTTGTCTTGCAAGAGAACTATCTTTTTAGTGGAAGTATTAAAGAAAATATCTGTTATGCAAAACCAAGTGCATCTATGAATGAGATTTTAAGTGTTAGCAAGGCTAGTGGAGCTCATGAGTTTATACAAGCTCTACCGCAAGGTTACGATACGCTTGTGGGCGAAAGAGGCTCAAGCCTAAGTGGAGGACAAAGACAAAGAGTAGCTATAGCAAGAGCTCTTTTAAATACTCCTAAAATTTTAATATTTGATGAAGCGACTTCGGCGCTTGATTATGAAAGCGAAAGCATAATAAATAAAAATCTATCCCAAATCAAACAGAATAAAACATTTATCATTATAGCTCACAGGTTAAGCACTGTTAAAAACTGCGATGAGATAATAGTGCTTGATAAAGGCGAGATAGTAGAGCGCGGAACACACAACGAACTTATGATAAAAAATGGATATTATAAGCACCTATATAGCCAACAAGGGCTCTAA
- a CDS encoding ankyrin repeat domain-containing protein: MNQTSKNFIITIAVIFITILAYLYKTNQLPNLTNQTSHFTITSDTNVSAIPGLSKYVTQEEVDEFGFSYSDIHCDKETNSTLIPLRNALQEKDTYKVINFLKEHNLSADIKMVDGKTPIMYSSFYNDLNTTMELYKIGANLHIKDRYKLNALAYAISINSANTVKFLLDNNVAMQETPVVQMYGAGVASFYRQIDKIIINNYDMQIGYETGITLFKCGEGRYGDGLNPFLYIVYSNLYDTAKVVLESGYKPTECSWGSNKYAVDCYKKITEYDNYEPMLELMLKYNVPGQPTKEQLKEAYDECYEDRAWFLNGDYDDYIYNATRLNKIMEKEGMKIKQPISKIEYDSNKARTLRYYNKHCTDKNGTFKDTKAYIDYANESAKEYAVSRFLRINKNNPSKVIYLDKNSSKSNSNLTDKNKNKN; this comes from the coding sequence TTGAACCAAACATCTAAAAATTTTATCATAACCATAGCTGTTATATTTATAACTATACTTGCATATCTTTATAAAACCAACCAACTACCAAATTTAACCAACCAAACCTCTCACTTCACAATCACTTCAGACACAAACGTTTCTGCTATACCAGGACTTAGTAAGTATGTAACTCAAGAAGAGGTTGATGAGTTTGGGTTTAGCTATTCTGATATCCATTGTGATAAGGAGACAAATTCCACTCTTATACCACTAAGAAATGCACTACAAGAAAAAGACACTTATAAAGTTATAAACTTTTTAAAAGAGCATAATCTAAGTGCGGATATTAAAATGGTAGATGGAAAGACTCCTATAATGTATAGCTCTTTTTATAATGATTTAAATACAACAATGGAATTATATAAAATAGGAGCAAACCTACATATTAAAGATAGATATAAACTAAATGCTCTAGCATATGCTATAAGCATAAACTCTGCGAACACAGTTAAATTTCTACTTGATAATAATGTAGCTATGCAAGAAACCCCAGTGGTTCAAATGTATGGTGCAGGAGTAGCTAGTTTCTATAGACAGATAGATAAGATTATTATAAATAACTATGATATGCAGATAGGTTATGAAACAGGAATAACTCTGTTTAAGTGCGGAGAAGGTAGATATGGTGATGGTTTAAATCCTTTTTTATACATAGTTTATTCAAATTTATATGACACAGCAAAAGTTGTTTTAGAAAGTGGATATAAGCCAACTGAATGCAGTTGGGGTTCTAATAAATACGCAGTTGATTGCTATAAAAAGATAACAGAATATGACAACTACGAACCTATGCTAGAACTTATGCTTAAATACAACGTCCCTGGACAACCTACAAAAGAGCAGCTAAAAGAGGCGTATGATGAGTGTTATGAAGATAGAGCTTGGTTTTTAAACGGAGATTATGATGATTATATATACAATGCAACAAGACTTAATAAAATTATGGAAAAAGAAGGAATGAAAATAAAACAACCAATCTCTAAAATAGAGTATGATAGTAATAAAGCAAGAACCTTAAGGTATTATAATAAACACTGTACTGATAAAAACGGAACTTTTAAAGATACAAAAGCATATATAGACTATGCAAACGAAAGCGCAAAGGAATATGCAGTATCTAGATTTTTACGAATAAACAAGAATAACCCATCTAAGGTGATTTACCTTGATAAAAACTCAAGTAAGTCTAACTCAAATTTAACAGATAAAAATAAAAATAAAAACTAA
- a CDS encoding calcium-binding protein produces MSNFSRLDYIKDKVQKYSANIAGIVNNYNDPVGLAKELTDLFKNAIEDTIDKNVKDASEADKQFANMQKKRVGIYIDGKFTIIDLTVSQILFNSFLVDTSGSSIDDGNDKLYLHIEKSEILYAIKRTVGNAIDILISRTWVGAIVAAIVDIPNLITSNHTITVEYRDKNSNDIKERKYILYNATDFDTSLSSEWGNISLDMNTLDRVIFTRNDTPVEFIYHKRYKNKKDGQLNTFEFRQGRDEKKIVSVLKRIGYPINNNKIAHMTFSKNEEPKQLIANYYANYGAGASSVRSDLNLPNDTKENRELKQAAAYALENLKGYALAGDISKKEYINIENYSDNHLNDRANFLKLRVQELTGSAGIYRNTHYYDTKENISAGDKNTIYNEKVDKVVFITGDYTDSRSLFGKKRFYGYSDDNTIISSDDIGVYIESGLGCDTITTGSGNDIIYTNAKIDDGNDKEDSNTTNTVNSGKGNDKIYGSKGVDNITVDDGVNVIYSKDSDDSVNTTKGKNTIYLGAGSDSVNTNGGENTIYTGLDNTSQEDKDSKDDINTINLTNGNNTVYGSKAQDIVTSNEAKSDIFTKDGDDKVSISGAELNNVFTGSGNDTITINGGKGHIVYTHKDSIDGLDLDTKDSTNTVEINLGKNTIYGGKGKESLTIKDGDNTAYLYNYLKSA; encoded by the coding sequence ATGTCAAACTTTAGCCGTTTAGACTATATAAAAGATAAAGTTCAAAAATACAGTGCAAACATAGCTGGTATAGTTAACAACTACAACGACCCTGTTGGACTTGCAAAAGAATTAACTGATTTGTTTAAAAACGCAATAGAAGATACTATCGATAAAAATGTCAAAGATGCTAGTGAAGCAGATAAGCAGTTTGCTAATATGCAGAAAAAAAGAGTTGGAATTTATATAGATGGTAAATTTACTATCATAGACCTAACTGTTTCTCAAATTCTTTTTAATAGCTTTCTTGTAGATACAAGTGGTTCTAGTATAGATGATGGAAATGATAAACTATATTTACACATAGAAAAATCAGAAATATTATATGCTATAAAAAGAACTGTAGGAAATGCTATAGATATACTAATATCAAGAACTTGGGTAGGAGCTATAGTGGCTGCTATAGTTGATATACCAAATTTAATAACTTCTAACCACACCATAACAGTTGAATATAGAGATAAAAACTCTAATGATATAAAAGAAAGAAAATACATCCTTTATAATGCTACAGACTTTGATACATCACTAAGTAGTGAATGGGGAAATATAAGCTTGGATATGAATACTCTTGATAGAGTTATCTTTACAAGAAATGATACTCCAGTAGAGTTTATATATCACAAAAGATATAAAAACAAAAAAGATGGTCAGTTAAACACCTTTGAATTTAGACAAGGAAGAGATGAGAAAAAGATAGTCTCTGTTTTAAAACGAATTGGTTATCCAATAAATAATAACAAGATAGCCCATATGACTTTCTCTAAAAATGAAGAGCCTAAACAACTCATAGCCAACTACTATGCTAACTATGGAGCAGGAGCTAGTAGTGTTAGAAGTGATTTAAATTTACCTAATGATACAAAAGAAAACAGAGAACTAAAACAAGCTGCCGCTTATGCCTTAGAAAACCTAAAAGGATATGCTCTAGCAGGAGATATCTCCAAAAAAGAGTATATAAACATCGAAAACTACTCTGATAACCATCTTAACGATAGAGCTAACTTCTTAAAGCTAAGAGTTCAAGAACTAACTGGTTCTGCTGGAATTTATAGAAATACACACTATTATGATACAAAAGAGAATATATCTGCTGGAGATAAAAACACTATATATAATGAAAAGGTTGATAAAGTAGTGTTTATAACTGGAGATTATACGGACTCTAGGAGTTTATTTGGTAAAAAAAGATTCTATGGATATAGTGATGATAATACCATAATTAGCTCTGATGATATAGGTGTTTACATCGAATCCGGTCTTGGTTGTGATACTATAACTACAGGAAGTGGTAATGATATCATCTATACAAATGCAAAAATAGATGATGGAAATGATAAAGAAGATTCTAACACTACTAATACTGTAAACTCAGGTAAAGGTAATGATAAAATATATGGCTCTAAAGGAGTTGATAACATAACTGTAGATGATGGAGTAAATGTTATATATTCTAAAGATAGTGATGATAGTGTAAATACAACCAAAGGTAAAAACACTATCTACTTAGGAGCTGGAAGCGATAGTGTAAATACAAATGGTGGAGAAAACACTATCTATACAGGATTAGATAACACAAGCCAAGAAGATAAAGATAGTAAAGATGATATAAATACTATAAATTTAACCAACGGAAATAACACAGTATATGGCTCTAAAGCACAAGATATAGTAACTTCAAATGAAGCTAAAAGCGATATCTTTACTAAAGATGGAGATGATAAAGTAAGTATCAGTGGTGCAGAGTTAAACAATGTATTTACAGGAAGTGGAAATGATACTATAACTATAAATGGTGGCAAAGGACATATAGTTTATACCCATAAAGATAGTATAGATGGCTTAGACTTAGATACTAAAGACAGTACTAACACAGTAGAGATAAATTTAGGTAAGAATACCATCTATGGTGGTAAAGGCAAGGAAAGCTTAACTATAAAAGATGGAGATAATACAGCCTATCTATATAATTATTTAAAATCAGCATAA